From the Jilunia laotingensis genome, the window TATACCGGCTGCCGGAGAATAGAATCGTTTCATGTGTTTAGTCAGTTTTTAATTAAACATTATACACTGATGAAGACAGATGTTTTCGATGAACTCCCTATGCGGAGTTGGCAAATAAATGTTAATTATGATCGATGCTCATGATCATTTCTTTCAGCCGGGCGGTAGCTTTTTGCAATTGTGCGTCTACCGTCTTGATGCTGATCCCGAGTGCTTCGGCTGCTTGTGCATAACTTTGTTTTTCTTCGCGGATGAGGATAAAGACTTCCCGGCAACGTTCCGGTAGCCGGTCAAGTGCTTTGACATACCGGGCAAACAGTTCCTCGCTGATCAGCTCGTCTTCGGGCGAAAGGCTGTTTTCGGAAATCTCCGGAAGTTCCCGGTCGGTGCAGCTTTCTCTCTTCAACTCTTTCTCCTGATAGTTGAGGGAGGCGTTTTTGACGAGGATGAAACAATAATCTTCGATGCTTCTTATTTCGGGAAGTGTGGCGCGCTGTTCCCAAAGTTTCAGAAACACGTCCAGGACGATCTCCTGCGACCACTCTTCGCGGTGTACGTAATAGTAGGCGATACGGAACAGCCGGTCGTAGGTTAGGTCGTAGAATTTACGGAAGGCAGTTTCAGAATCCCATTCTTTCATCTGCCTGAGTAGTTTTCGTACTTCTGATTCGGTCATCTGTCCGGGGTGTTTGTCATTTATTATTCGTTGTTTTTTATTTTGCCATTCGTTCTCGGTTCCTATCCCTGCTCATTCTCGGTGTCCACTTTCAGCAAGTCGCTCATTATGCTGTCCGAGATGAAAATCCCTTCACGGGCCAGCCGTAAGCTACCATCTTCTATGACCAACTTTCCTGTCTTCAGGGAAGGAGAGGCCATTTCGAGACAATATTCCTGCCATTCCTTTCCGAAATCTTCTTTCAGTTTGGGCAGCGATATTCCCCAACGAGTGCGTAACCCGGTGATGATCCGTTCATTATACCGTTTCGTGATATCCAATGCTTCCGAATCGAAGATACGTTCACCGGACTCGATCCCATGAAGGTATTCGTCCAGCGAAGATACATTCCATTCGCGTTCCTTATGGTTGTAAGAATGGGCTGACGGCCCGCAACCTAAGTAAGGGATGTCTGTCCAATAAGAACTGTTGTGACGTGAATGGAGTCCTGGCCGGCAGAAATTGGAAATCTCATAATGTTCATATCCGGCTGCCGTCAACCGCTCGATGAGGCGGGAGAAGAAGCCGACACTGCTCTCCTCGTCGACTTCGCTGACGCGGTGCTGTTGCAACATGCGATGGATGGGAGTGCCTTCTTCATAAATCAGATGGTAAGCCGAAACATGTTCCGGATTCAGTGAGATGGCTTGCGTCAGATCCTGCTCCCATTGTTCGGCAGTTTCACCGGGAAGTCCGTACATGAGGTCGATGCTGATATTTTTGAATCCTGCTTGGCGGCACCGTTCAAAGGCGGCAATGGCTTGTTCAGCGGTGTGCCGTCGTTTGAGCAGTTTTAATATTCTGTCATCGAAAGTCTGGATTCCCATGCTGATGCGGTTGAAAGGGAGCGTGGCGAGCATCTGTACATATTCCGGTGTGAGGTCGTCGGGGTTGGCTTCGAGCGTGATTTCGTAGGCGTCCTCTATATCGAATGCGTGCCCGATGGTATCGAATATCCGTTTGAAATCTGTAAGGTTTAGTTGTGAAGGTGTTCCTCCTCCGAAGTAGATGGTTCCGACGGGTTCGCCTTGCAGGTAGTCACGGCGCATTTCCAGTTCTTTGCAAAGTGCATGTGCGAAACGTTCTTTCAGTTCACCGTTTGTAGTAGAGTAGAAGTCGCAATAGATGCAACGGGTTTTGCAGAAAGGAATATGGAAATAGATACCTGCCATAGTCTGATTATGTTGTTAGGATTACAAAAGTAGGTGTTTCATTTCAGAAAGTAGCTATCCTTGCCGTTTATTTATGTGAAAGCCGGTGATGGTTTTGTTTCTTTAGTTTGTGGGGAGGCTTGATTCTGTGCTTTGTTGTATTACCCGGCCTTTCAGGTTTACGAAGTAGTCTTGCGAAAGTATGATTGGCTTATGTTATTACCTCTTGCGGATTTTGGAGGTTTATGTTTTCAAACATCACCAATTTGGCTCAAGTATTGTATATTCTTTCTTCCTTTGTAAAAACAACATAATGATGCTGATACTATGAAAATGTTACGAGCTTTATTTGTGACTTGCGTCTCAATCATAGTCGCGATAGTAATTTTCACCGGATGGTAAAGTCATAAAATGTATAGATAGAAACAAAACTCATGTGCCTACGTATGAGGAAGTCAAACGTATAGAAGATAATGAAGTAATAAAAATAAAATGATGAAGGTATACAAAAATGAAGATGTTGAAAATGTCAACCTGTTTGAAAGTGCGTTAGTTGGTATTTCTTTTAATCATCATGCCACGGTTATAGAATTCAAGGTCTCTTGGTTGGAAGGTTATGAAGATGAGGTGATTGATGTTATATGTAACAATTGTTCTGATATTGATTTTGCTTTTAAACATGAAGGTGATCAATTGGGGGAACTTACGATTACCGGCTTCTCTTATTTAAAAAAAGATGATGCTTCTTATTGGATACAATTTGATTTCGATTTCACTCCTAAGGGATATATAAGATTGTTGTGTAGCGAATTTCTGTTTAAAGTTCCGTCTTCTCCTCTTCAACCAGGAGGCAACGGTCATCGTATACCATGGGATGCGATGAAAAAAGAAGATCCGTTAGATTATTGATTGAACAGATATTTCTCTCACCTTAATATACAGTTAACTATTATGCTTTCTTCGACATCGAAGGTTTTCCGGCAAGGATGGTGGCAGCGTGAATGACCCCGGGGACATCATCTGGCTGTTGGGCGATTATATAGAATATTGTATGATTACCAATTATGGCATTCCAATAGGGGTAGCTACGGCAGGGGCAGGTGCGGCAGTAGTTGAGTCTGTCGTTGAAGGTACACAGCTTCAAGAAATAGAATCGCAACACACTTCAGTTCAACCAGAAATAAAGCCTCAGGGACCACGACAAGATAATAACTGGTGGCAAAATATAATCAATTTATTTAAATGAAATATGTAAATAATATAGCAGTATATGCAACATTGATTTTTGCAGTCAAGAAAATGTTCTTTGACAGTTGCATAGATCTAGGGCTGATCGATAAGCACTATGGTATTGTTTTCTTTATATTGTTATTGATATTAATCAGTTGCAGAATAGTAGATAAGAAAAGAGATGAAAAATAAAAGGTTAGTATACATGTTTTATTATTATTCAAATATAATAGTAGATCGACTTTTTTGGGGGTACTTTCTTTTAATGGTCGTATACCGTTTCTTTATTAGCAAAGAGATTCCTTTTTTATTATCTTATTTATTTTTCCTGTTATTTGGAATGTATTTAGGATATAAATTGGCAAGGAAGGCATATGACTATTTGAAGGCTAACCTGGAGGCCAAATGATTTTCTCTAGGATTGTGCGTAATTTGATAAGATATCCCGGCTGTTCTCCTATGATGAGATAAAGAGAAAATTATTTACTTTGTCTTGCCTCGGGACTGAAGGCGTTCCACCTCGGTGAGGAACACCCTCTTGATCACCGATGAAGCCCACCTTCCTCACCGAGGAAGAGGCCGTTCCTCACCGAGGTAAAACAAGACTATTTTATATATTGATTATCAACGGTTTGTTATCTTTTGATTGATGCTGTTATGTAGATGTATGAAGCTGAAATTTATTGACATTCAACCAACTGAAAAAGGTATTGAAGACAAACGCTTTTTGAATGGAGGAGATTCAAGAGGATAAAACATCGCAAAAAAACTGCAAAATGCAAGTTAGCCACCTGCTCTCTTGGGAGATAAGGAACGTGTAGATACGTTTATTTTCAGTCTGTAGCTTTAGTTCGTTTTGATTATCTCCTTTAAATAGAGTTTGTTCCCCGATAATGTGTTGCATAACATAGTTTAGTAACACCTGTACTTTTCTTGCATTTCCCCCTATTAATGCCTAATTTGCGCCTCACAAAGTAAATGGTATGCGAGAAACATACTGAGTAATTCATTAAAATCTTATATATTATGAAGGTATATCAGACTAACGAAATTAAGAACATCGCCCTGTTGGGAAGTTCTGGCTCTGGGAAAACCACCCTCGTTGAAGCAATGCTTTTCGAGAGTGGTGTTATAAAACGTCGCGGAACAATCGCCGCAAAAAATACTGTAAGTGACTATTTCCCTGTTGAACAAGAGTATGGCTACTCCGTTTTCTCCACCGTGTTCCACGTTGAATGGAACAATAAAAAGCTGAATATGATAGATTGCCCGGGATCGGACGACTTCGTAGGAGGCACAGTTACTGCGCTTAATGTGACCGACACTGCAATTCTTCTTCTTAATGGCCAATATGGCGTCGAGGTCGGCACGCAGAACCATTTCCGTTATACCGAAAAATTGAATAAACCCGTCATTTTCCTTGTCAACCAGCTTGATAATGATAAATGCGACTACGATAATATCCTCGAACAACTTCGTGAAGCTTACGGCTCCAAGGTTGTTCCCATCCAATACCCTATTGCTACCGGTTCTAATTTTAACTCGCTCATCGATGTCCTATTGATGAAAAAGTATTCATGGAAACCTGAGGGTGGCGCGCCTATCATTGAAGACATCCCGGCCGAAGAAATGGATAAAGCCATGGAATGGCACAAGGCACTGGTCGAAGCAGCTGCCGAAAACGACGAAGGACTCATGGAAAAATTCTTTGAGCAGGATTCTCTGACAGAAGACGAAATGCGTGAAGGCATCCGTAAAGGACTTGCCGCACGTGGCATGTTCCCCGTGTTCTGCGTATGTGCAGGTAAAGACATGGGAGTGCGCCGGCTGATGGAATTCCTGGGAAATGTGGTCCCGTTTGTTTCCGAAATGCCGAAAGTGACCACCACCGAAGGCAAAGAAGTGGCTCCCGACCCGAACGGGCCGACTTCGCTCTATTTCTTCAAGACGAGTGTGGAACCGCATATCGGTGAAGTCTCTTACTTTAAAGTAATGAGTGGTAAAGTACACGAAGGAGACGACCTGCTCAATGCCGACCGCGGATCGAAAGAGCGCATGGCGCAACTTTATGTAGTGGCAGGTGCCAACCGTATCAAAGTGGAAGAACTGATGGCAGGCGATATCGGTGCCACCGTGAAGTTGAAAGACGTGAAGACGGGCAATACGCTCGATGGTAAGGACTGTGACTATAAGTTTAACTTTATCAAATACCCGAACTCCAAATATTCACGTGCCATCAAACCGGTGAACGAAGCCGATGTGGAAAAGATGATGAGCATCCTGAACCGTATGCGCGAAGAGGATCCGACATGGATAGTGGAGCAATCGAAGGAACTGAAGCAGACCATCGTACACGGGCAGGGAGAATTCCATCTGCGTACGTTGAAATGGCGGTTGGAAAACAATGAAAAGCTTCAGGTGAAATATGAAGAACCGAAGATACCTTACCGCGAAACGATCACGAAGCCTTCCCGTGCCGATTATCGCCACAAGAAGCAATCCGGTGGTGCCGGTCAGTTCGGTGAAGTTCACTTGATCGTCGAACCCTATAAAGAAGGTATGCCTATACCGGAAACATACAAGTTTAACGGACAGGAATTCAAGATAACCCCCCGTGGAACGGAAGAAATCCCGTTGGAATGGGGTGGAAAATTGGTATTTGTTAACAGTATCGTGGGCGGCTCTATCGATGCCCGTTTCCTGCCGGCAATCCTGAAAGGCGTAATGGCACGTATGGAGCAGGGGCCGTTGACCGGCTCGTACGCACGTGACGTTCGTGTGATCGTCTATGACGGAAAGATGCACCCGGTAGATTCCAATGAAATCTCCTTCATGCTGGCAGGCCGTAATGCTTTCAGCGAAGCATTTAAAAATGCCGGTCCGAAGATTTTGGAGCCTATCTATGATGTGGAAGTGTTTGTCCCCTCCGATAAGATGGGCGATGTGATGGGCGACCTTCAGGGACGCCGTGCCATGATCATGGGTATGAGCAGCGAGAAAGGATTTGAAAAACTTGTTGCCAAAGTGCCTCTGAAAGAGATGTCGTCTTATTCCACGGCACTGAGTTCATTGACTGGAGGACGCGCTTCGTTCATCATGAAATTCTCAAGTTATGAACTTGTCCCGTCCGATGTACAGGATAAATTAATTAAAGACTTCGAAGCCAAACAGGTGGAGGAGTAGTTTGTATTCGTTTATAATGCTGGGCCGCCTTCTTTTCGACAAGAAAAGAAGGCGGCTTTCTGCTTAACAATGATTAAGAAAAGTAGAAAAAGGTGAGAGGAAGATTTAATTTTTTATTAAATTTGCAAACCAAAGGATATATTGTTTTGTTATAGTGGTCAGAACATAAGCTAAATACAGCCTTTCGGTTAATTTACGAGAACGTACGGTTAAAATAGGCTAATGAATTAGGTATGTTAATTAGGGAGTGTTAATTTTGTTGCTATGAAAAAGTCAACAATCTGGATATTAGGTATTGTAATGGGTCTTTCCTTCCTCTGTTTGCTCTATTTACAAGTGAGCTATATAGAGTCGATGGTAAAGATGCGCAAAGAGCAATTTGACACATCGGTACGGAACAGTTTATACCAAGTGTCAAAAGATGTGGAATTTGCGGAAACAGACCGTTGGCTGAGGGAAGATATTTCCGAGGCCGAACGGAAAGCGCTGACGGCTTCATCCTCTTCCATGCAGGGTGAAGACTTGATTCAGCAGACACAACGATTCACGCTGAAGTCTCCGGACGGAAAAATAATGTCGGACTTCGAGTTGAAAGTGATGACCAGCAAGCCGTCGGAGTTGCCCAAGATGATGATTTCAAAAAGGCACGGAGGAAAAACGATCCCCGAAACCTCGAAATCGCTTTTGGACGCAGTGAAGAACCGATATATGTACCAGCGGGTGTTGCTGGACGAAGTAGCGTTGCAGATGGTGTACCGTGCGAGCGATAAATCGATCGGA encodes:
- a CDS encoding elongation factor G, which codes for MKVYQTNEIKNIALLGSSGSGKTTLVEAMLFESGVIKRRGTIAAKNTVSDYFPVEQEYGYSVFSTVFHVEWNNKKLNMIDCPGSDDFVGGTVTALNVTDTAILLLNGQYGVEVGTQNHFRYTEKLNKPVIFLVNQLDNDKCDYDNILEQLREAYGSKVVPIQYPIATGSNFNSLIDVLLMKKYSWKPEGGAPIIEDIPAEEMDKAMEWHKALVEAAAENDEGLMEKFFEQDSLTEDEMREGIRKGLAARGMFPVFCVCAGKDMGVRRLMEFLGNVVPFVSEMPKVTTTEGKEVAPDPNGPTSLYFFKTSVEPHIGEVSYFKVMSGKVHEGDDLLNADRGSKERMAQLYVVAGANRIKVEELMAGDIGATVKLKDVKTGNTLDGKDCDYKFNFIKYPNSKYSRAIKPVNEADVEKMMSILNRMREEDPTWIVEQSKELKQTIVHGQGEFHLRTLKWRLENNEKLQVKYEEPKIPYRETITKPSRADYRHKKQSGGAGQFGEVHLIVEPYKEGMPIPETYKFNGQEFKITPRGTEEIPLEWGGKLVFVNSIVGGSIDARFLPAILKGVMARMEQGPLTGSYARDVRVIVYDGKMHPVDSNEISFMLAGRNAFSEAFKNAGPKILEPIYDVEVFVPSDKMGDVMGDLQGRRAMIMGMSSEKGFEKLVAKVPLKEMSSYSTALSSLTGGRASFIMKFSSYELVPSDVQDKLIKDFEAKQVEE
- a CDS encoding RNA polymerase sigma-70 factor, with amino-acid sequence MTESEVRKLLRQMKEWDSETAFRKFYDLTYDRLFRIAYYYVHREEWSQEIVLDVFLKLWEQRATLPEIRSIEDYCFILVKNASLNYQEKELKRESCTDRELPEISENSLSPEDELISEELFARYVKALDRLPERCREVFILIREEKQSYAQAAEALGISIKTVDAQLQKATARLKEMIMSIDHN
- the hemW gene encoding radical SAM family heme chaperone HemW, whose product is MAGIYFHIPFCKTRCIYCDFYSTTNGELKERFAHALCKELEMRRDYLQGEPVGTIYFGGGTPSQLNLTDFKRIFDTIGHAFDIEDAYEITLEANPDDLTPEYVQMLATLPFNRISMGIQTFDDRILKLLKRRHTAEQAIAAFERCRQAGFKNISIDLMYGLPGETAEQWEQDLTQAISLNPEHVSAYHLIYEEGTPIHRMLQQHRVSEVDEESSVGFFSRLIERLTAAGYEHYEISNFCRPGLHSRHNSSYWTDIPYLGCGPSAHSYNHKEREWNVSSLDEYLHGIESGERIFDSEALDITKRYNERIITGLRTRWGISLPKLKEDFGKEWQEYCLEMASPSLKTGKLVIEDGSLRLAREGIFISDSIMSDLLKVDTENEQG